Within the Irregularibacter muris genome, the region ATGATCTCCTATGAGGGCATTATCAATAATCTAGAACGTAGGTACAAAGAGACAAATTCTAGTTTTATGCGAGAGAATATTGAAAGATATATGGGAATGAATCCTTGTGCTACTTGTAAGGGGAAAAGATTAAGAAAGGAAAGCCTTGCCGTCACCATAAATGGTCAAAATATAGCCCAAGTAACCGATTATGCTATTCATGAGGCCTTAGAATTTTTTAAATCCTTAGAACTTACAGAGAAACAACAAATTATTGCTGCTCAGGTTTTAAAAGAAATTCATGCTAGACTACAATTCTTGGTAGATGTAGGCTTAGATTATCTTACCCTTTCTAGGGCTACAGGAACCCTATCAGGGGGAGAGGCCCAAAGAATTAGATTAGCGACTCAAATAGGTTCGGGGTTGGTGGGTGTAATCTATATTCTAGATGAGCCCAGTATAGGACTTCATCAAAGGGATAATGAAAGATTGTTGACTACCTTAAGAAATCTTACAGACTTAGGAAATACTTTAATTGTAGTAGAGCATGATGAAGACACCATGTTTGTAGCCGATCATATTGTGGATATTGGGCCAGGAGCTGGAGCCCATGGAGGCTATGTCATAGCGGAAGGTACAGCCCAGGATATTATGAAAAATAAAGACTCCATCACCGGTCAATATTTAAGTGGAGAAAAATTTATTCCTGTACCCCAGGAAAGAAGAAAACCTAATGGAAAAAACATTGAAATAAAGGGTGCTAAGGAAAATAATTTAAAGAATATTGATATAAAATTCCCCTTGGGAGTATTTACCTGTGTGACGGGAGTATCTGGTTCAGGAAAGAGTACGTTGGTCAATGACATTCTCTATAGAGGAATTTCTCAAAGTCTTAACCGTGCCAAAACCCGTCCAGGAGATCACGAAAAAATAAAGGGAATGGAATACATTGATAAAATCATTAATATTGATCAATCCCCTATTGGGCGAACTCCTCGTTCTAATCCGGCCACTTATACGGGAGTCTTTGATCTCATTCGAGATGTTTTTTCCCAGACTCCTGAGGCCAAGACTAGAGGCTATAAAAAAGGCCGTTTTAGCTTTAATGTTAAAGGAGGACGTTGTGAAGCCTGTAGTGGGGATGGAATTATTAAGATAGAAATGCAGTTTTTGGCGGATGTTTATGTCCCCTGTGAAGTTTGTAAAGGAAAAAGATACAATAGAGAGACCCTAGAGGTAAAATACAAAGGGAAAAATATAGCAGATATCTTAAACATGACTGTGGAGGAAGCCTTAGAATTTTTTGAAAATATTCCTTCCATTCAGAGAAAGATTCAAACCCTATATGATGTGGGATTGTCCTATATAAAGTTGGGTCAGCCCTCAACTGATCTTTCTGGGGGAGAAGCCCAAAGGGTGAAATTGGCCACAGAATTAAGTAAGAGAAGTACAGGAAAGACTTTATATATTCTAGATGAACCCACCACCGGTCTTCATTTTGCAGATGTGCATAAGCTTACAGGCTTATTAGATAGATTGGCAGAAGGGGGAAATAGCATTGTCATTATAGAGCATAACCTAGATGTTATTAAGAGAGCGGATCATATCATAGACTTAGGTCCTGAAGGAGGACATCGGGGGGGAACCATTATAGCCCAGGGAACTCCTGAGGAAGTTGCTGAAAATGAAAACTCCTTTACAGGAAGGTTTTTAAAAAAGGTATTGTACAAAAACTAAAAGGTCATGATGTATTCTTATAGAAAGCATTCTCAATAAAGTACCCTTTCATGAAAGGGTACTTTTTATTATAATCAAAAGTTATGACGTCATTCTTTTTTGGTATTATACAAAATTAAGCCTCTATTATATGATTATTCTAGAGATGTAGTATAGTGAAGGAGTATAACAATGGAAAAAATACCGGAGAAAATTTTAGAGCAGTTAAGAGAGTTTTCGGTTCCAGAACTGTGCGATGGAATGGGGATCTATAATATCATGGATAATGATATTAAACCTATGGTAACTCAACAGAAAATTATAGGTCCAGCTCTTACCGTAAAAGTACCTATAGGAGAAGGGGCAATTGTCACCAAAGCACTGGAGATGGTAAAACCAGGAGAAGTTATTGTTATAGCAGGTCATGGGAATTGCAAGAGTTCATATTGGGGAGATCATCGAAGCTTCTGTGCAAAATTCCAAAAGGCCCAGGGCGTTGTAATAGATGGCGCTTTTCGGGATATTGAAGGATGTGAGGAAATAGGATTTCCCATATATGCTAAGGGGATTACCCCCGGAACCGCAGGGAAAAGTGGCGTAGGAGAAATCAATGTTTCGGTGAGCTGTGGAGGAGCCATAGTCAATCCCGGAGATATCGTTGTGGGAGATCGTAATGGTGTATGTGTTATTCCTCTTGAGAAGGTAGAGGAAGTCATGGAGAAAGCTAGAAGAAAAATTAAAGCCCAAAAGTGGACTCTGGAAGAGATGAAGCGTACCCGCGTAGTCATGCCAAGAGTAATTTTTGATAAAAATAAATAAGAAAAGAGGCATAGAAAACATGGAAAATATAGAAAGCATAAAAGAGGCTCAGGAAAAGTTTAGCCAGTTGATTCAACCAGAATTTGAGAGAATTAAAAGAATGAAGGAAGATAATGAAGTCACTGATTTTTCAAAATTAGATAAAATTGTCGTGGGTATTCTTCCGGGGGATGGTATCGGACCTATTATTATGAAACAGGCTATTCGTGTTTTACAAGAACTGATAAAAGAAGAAGTCCAAAGTGGGAGAATTGAACTACGGGAAATTGAAGGAATGACTATTGAAAATCGTGTAGCCAAGATGCAAAGTCTACCCGAGGATGTATTTAAAGAAGTTAAAGATTGTGATGTTCTTATAAAAGGCCCTATGGTTACGCCAAGGGTGGGAGAAGGTCTTCCAAATTTTCTAAGTGCCAATAGCTTACTAAGACGAGGATTGGAATTATTTGCTGCCGTAAGGCCTATCAAGATTTCCGATAAGAATATTGACTGGACATTCTTTAGGGAGAATATTGAAGGCGAATATATCTGGGGCAACAAGGGTATTCAGGTAGATGAGGATTTGGCGATTGATTTCAAAGTTCAGACAAAGCAGGGAAGTGAACGTATTGCAAGGGCTGCTTTTGAGTTTGCCCGTAAGAATGGGAAAAAGAATGTGACCATTGTAACAAAAGCCAATATTGTAAAACTTGCTGATGGAAACTTTATCAAGGCTGTCAGAAAAGTTGGAGAAGAATATCCTGAAATCGAAATTCAAGAACGCCTTGTGGATGCTATGTGTGCAAAAATGTTGGATCCAGAATTCAATAAAGGAATTGAAGTAATTGTTCTTCCAAATCTATATGGAGATATTGTTACCGATGTTGCTGCCGAACACCAGGGAGGACTTGGAACAGCATCCTCGTCGAATATCGGAAATAAATATGCCATGTTTGAAGCTATACATGGAACAGCACCATTCCTCATTGAACATGGAAGAGGGGATTATGCAGATCCCTGTAGTCTTATTCGAGCAGTCGGTATGATGCTAGCTCATATAGGCTATGGAGATTGCAAGGAGTTATTGGACAAAGCCCTGGATATCTGCACCGTTACAGAAAGAAAAGTAATCATTACCACTCTTAAAGAAGATGCCAGCGCTGAGGAATTTACAGATTATCTATTAGAAACCATCCAAGGATTGAAATAGAGGTGTATTATGATTCGCTTAATAGACAAAGGAATATTTCTTACCCCCGAGGGTAAAATCATCTACCCCGGGGAGCAGTGGAAAAGAGAATATGCACAGCACACCATGGCTTATCAAGTGATGAAGGCTCATAATCAGGGAAAGAGCATGGAAAAGCTTCAACTAAAATTTGATGCATTGGTTTCCCCTGACAATAACTATGTAAGTATACTTCAGACAGCTAGTGCCAGCGGCATAAAAGAATTTCCCGTTCCCTATGTATTGTCAAATTGTCATAATACCCTATGTGCGGTAGGAGGCACAATCAATGAAGATGACCATGTATTTGGTTTAGACAATGTGAAAAAATATGGAGGAATTTTTCTGCCTCCATATAAAGCAGTTCTTCACCAGTATATGCGGGAAATGATGGCAGGGTGCGGGAAAATGATACTAGGATCGGATAGTCATACCCGTTATGGAGTTTTGGGAACCCTTGCTATTGGCGAGGGAGGAGGAGAGATTGTCAAGCAGCTTCTTTCCCAGACCTATGATATTCCTAGACCACCAGTAATTGCAGTTAAATTAATAGGGAAGCCCAGACCTGGTGTGGGACCTATGGATGTTGCTCTTACCCTAATTGGAGCAACCTTTAAAAATGGATTCAATAAAAACAAGATATTAGAATTTGTAGGAGAGGGGATTTCCAATCTCACTGTAGAATATCGTATGGGCATTGATGTCATGACCACAGAAAGTGGTGCCTTAAGTAGCATTTGGTGTACTGATGAAAAGGTACAGGATTATCTGTCCCTTCATGGTAGAGGAGATCAATATAGAGAAATGAAGCCAAAGGCAGATGCCTATTATGATGGACTCATTGAAATAGATCTGTCTAAAGTAGAGTGCATGATGGCATTACCCTATCATCCAAGTAATGTCCTATCCATTCATGAATTTAATAAGAATCCTCAAAAATATTTAGAGGAAGTAGAAGAGGCAGGTCAAAAAATCAAGGGAGAAGATCACCCCCCCTTTGCTCTGATGTCAAAACTACAGCAGGGCAAGGTACATGTGGACCAGGCATTGGTATCTGGCTGTAGCGGTGGTTTGTTTGAGAATATTGCTGCTATGGCAGATATTTTAAAGGGGACTGTTCTAGGGGGCGATGCCTCGGCATTGGGCATTAATCCTGCCAGTCAGCCTATTTTTTCAGAGCTTGCTAGACAGGGCATTATGAGTGAACTTATCTCAGCAGGGGCCACCATACGTCCCTGCATCTGCGGTCCATGTTTTGGAGTTACAGATGTACCCGCCGACAATCAACTAAGTATTCGCCATGTGACCAGAAATTATCCTAATCGTGAAGGATCAAAACCAGGAAAGGGGCAGATGGCAGCAGCCATTTTAATGGATGCTCGCTCTATTGCAGCCACAGTGGGAAATAAGGGATATATTACTCCGGCCTCTGATTTGCAAATAGAATATTCTCATTATGAATATCATTATGATACCAATTATTATAAGGGGCAAGTCTATGATAACTTCAACAAGGCAGATAGGGATGTTCAAGTGAGAAAGGGACCCAATATTGAAGATTGGCCAAACTTTTATCCCCCTAATCAGCATTTAATTTTAAAAGTGGTAGGCGTCTATAGAGATTCTGTTACAACCGATGATTTGTCTCCCTCAGGGGACGCCGTTGCCTATCGATCCAATCCTACTAAGTTGGCGACCTTTACCATGAGAAATAAAGATACAGGTTATGTTCCCCGTTCTAAGGCAGTATTACAGCAGGAAATATCCAGGCGGGAAAAGCAGCCCATTCAGGATGAAAAGTGGAAAGATATCCTTGAAAAAGTATGCACAAACCTTGGTTGTAGCCTAGAGGATATGACGATTGGCAGTGTTTTAGTGGGCAATCAGATTGGCGACGGTTCTTCCCGGGAACAGGCTGCCAGCAGCCAGAAGATCCTTGGAGGAGTTGCCAATATCGCCAGAGAATTTGCCACTAAACGATATCGTTCTAATCTCATTAATTGGGGACTCTTCCCCATTATCCTAGAGGATATTGAGGAAATTCAAGAAGGTGAGGTTTTACTGATTCGCAATATTCCTCAAATCATTGAGCAGGCAGGACAACCCATCCCCATAGAAATTCTAGGTAAAGACAAGATAGTCTTGGGAAATATGGGAGAAATGACCCAGGATGAAAAGGGCATCTTATCCAGTGGTTGTCTAATTAACTACAATCGCATGGGAGTGTAAGGAATTCAACCAGCACAACAAATTACCTTATATCAAATATTACCCCAGGGAAGGGATAGAAAATGAAAAACAATTTAACCCAAAAAATAATCTTGGCTCATTTAACGAAAGCATCAGAAATGAAGGTCGGGGAAGAAATTTATTTAAAGATGGATCAGACACTAACCCACGATATTACAGCGGTTATGGCATATCTTGCCTTTGAAAAGTTAGAAATTCCCCGGGTGAGAACCCAATGTAGTGTAAGCTATTTAGATCATAATTTATTATATGTGGATCATAAAACCCCAGATGATCATATTTATCTACAGTCTATTGCAAAGAAATATGGCCTATA harbors:
- the uvrA gene encoding excinuclease ABC subunit UvrA, which produces MAKDKIIIHGAKENNLKNIHLEIPRDKFIVLTGLSGSGKSSLAFDTLYAEGQRRYVESLSAYARQFLGQMDKPDVDYIEGLSPAISIDQKTTSKNPRSTVGTVTEIYDYLRLLYARIGTPHCPKCGKEITKQTIDQMVDQIMDLEEGSRIQILAPVVSGRKGQHIKLLDQIRKDGFVRVRVDGEIRDLGEEISLEKNKKHSIEVVVDRLKIKEGIQKRLTDSIETVMELSHGILLVDVIGQDTLMFSQNFACIDCGIGLEELAPRNFSFNSPFGKCPTCDGLGTLLNIDPNLIIPDPSKSIAEGGLAPWEHLKEDSWYYSLLKAISKHYGFRLDTPIGQLEDKIVDIILYGSQGEKITVDYLKEGRRGQYMISYEGIINNLERRYKETNSSFMRENIERYMGMNPCATCKGKRLRKESLAVTINGQNIAQVTDYAIHEALEFFKSLELTEKQQIIAAQVLKEIHARLQFLVDVGLDYLTLSRATGTLSGGEAQRIRLATQIGSGLVGVIYILDEPSIGLHQRDNERLLTTLRNLTDLGNTLIVVEHDEDTMFVADHIVDIGPGAGAHGGYVIAEGTAQDIMKNKDSITGQYLSGEKFIPVPQERRKPNGKNIEIKGAKENNLKNIDIKFPLGVFTCVTGVSGSGKSTLVNDILYRGISQSLNRAKTRPGDHEKIKGMEYIDKIINIDQSPIGRTPRSNPATYTGVFDLIRDVFSQTPEAKTRGYKKGRFSFNVKGGRCEACSGDGIIKIEMQFLADVYVPCEVCKGKRYNRETLEVKYKGKNIADILNMTVEEALEFFENIPSIQRKIQTLYDVGLSYIKLGQPSTDLSGGEAQRVKLATELSKRSTGKTLYILDEPTTGLHFADVHKLTGLLDRLAEGGNSIVIIEHNLDVIKRADHIIDLGPEGGHRGGTIIAQGTPEEVAENENSFTGRFLKKVLYKN
- a CDS encoding hydratase, with translation MIRLIDKGIFLTPEGKIIYPGEQWKREYAQHTMAYQVMKAHNQGKSMEKLQLKFDALVSPDNNYVSILQTASASGIKEFPVPYVLSNCHNTLCAVGGTINEDDHVFGLDNVKKYGGIFLPPYKAVLHQYMREMMAGCGKMILGSDSHTRYGVLGTLAIGEGGGEIVKQLLSQTYDIPRPPVIAVKLIGKPRPGVGPMDVALTLIGATFKNGFNKNKILEFVGEGISNLTVEYRMGIDVMTTESGALSSIWCTDEKVQDYLSLHGRGDQYREMKPKADAYYDGLIEIDLSKVECMMALPYHPSNVLSIHEFNKNPQKYLEEVEEAGQKIKGEDHPPFALMSKLQQGKVHVDQALVSGCSGGLFENIAAMADILKGTVLGGDASALGINPASQPIFSELARQGIMSELISAGATIRPCICGPCFGVTDVPADNQLSIRHVTRNYPNREGSKPGKGQMAAAILMDARSIAATVGNKGYITPASDLQIEYSHYEYHYDTNYYKGQVYDNFNKADRDVQVRKGPNIEDWPNFYPPNQHLILKVVGVYRDSVTTDDLSPSGDAVAYRSNPTKLATFTMRNKDTGYVPRSKAVLQQEISRREKQPIQDEKWKDILEKVCTNLGCSLEDMTIGSVLVGNQIGDGSSREQAASSQKILGGVANIAREFATKRYRSNLINWGLFPIILEDIEEIQEGEVLLIRNIPQIIEQAGQPIPIEILGKDKIVLGNMGEMTQDEKGILSSGCLINYNRMGV
- a CDS encoding isocitrate/isopropylmalate family dehydrogenase — encoded protein: MENIESIKEAQEKFSQLIQPEFERIKRMKEDNEVTDFSKLDKIVVGILPGDGIGPIIMKQAIRVLQELIKEEVQSGRIELREIEGMTIENRVAKMQSLPEDVFKEVKDCDVLIKGPMVTPRVGEGLPNFLSANSLLRRGLELFAAVRPIKISDKNIDWTFFRENIEGEYIWGNKGIQVDEDLAIDFKVQTKQGSERIARAAFEFARKNGKKNVTIVTKANIVKLADGNFIKAVRKVGEEYPEIEIQERLVDAMCAKMLDPEFNKGIEVIVLPNLYGDIVTDVAAEHQGGLGTASSSNIGNKYAMFEAIHGTAPFLIEHGRGDYADPCSLIRAVGMMLAHIGYGDCKELLDKALDICTVTERKVIITTLKEDASAEEFTDYLLETIQGLK
- a CDS encoding RraA family protein, which translates into the protein MEKIPEKILEQLREFSVPELCDGMGIYNIMDNDIKPMVTQQKIIGPALTVKVPIGEGAIVTKALEMVKPGEVIVIAGHGNCKSSYWGDHRSFCAKFQKAQGVVIDGAFRDIEGCEEIGFPIYAKGITPGTAGKSGVGEINVSVSCGGAIVNPGDIVVGDRNGVCVIPLEKVEEVMEKARRKIKAQKWTLEEMKRTRVVMPRVIFDKNK